Proteins found in one Corynebacterium freneyi genomic segment:
- a CDS encoding acetyl-CoA C-acetyltransferase → MTNANIPAGGEAFIYEAIRTPRGKGKKDGSLHEVRPLTLLVGLVEEIRRRNPGLDEERINDMVIGCVTPVGDQGADIARTAALAAGLPNRTAGVQINRFCASGLTAINLACAKVRSGMDELVLAGGVESMSRVPMASDGGAWAMDPQESFATDFVPQGISADLIASLDGFTREQLDQLAVNSHERAKKAWDEGRFKDSVVPVVDQNGLTILDHDETVRPGTTVESLSGLRPSFAQMGELGGFDAVALKKYTQLEQINHLHHPGNSSGIVDGAALTLVGTEKAGSDMGLTPRARIVATAVNGVEPTIMLTGIEPAVREVLAKAGLGVDDIDVWEINEAFAAVVLHAQQKLGIPDEKLNVNGGAIAMGHPLGATGAMITGAAIDELHRTGGRYGLISLCIGGGMGVATIIERV, encoded by the coding sequence ATGACCAACGCCAACATCCCCGCGGGTGGCGAGGCCTTCATCTACGAAGCCATTCGCACCCCCCGAGGCAAGGGCAAGAAGGACGGCTCCCTCCACGAGGTGCGCCCCCTGACCCTGCTCGTCGGACTCGTCGAGGAAATCCGCCGCCGCAACCCCGGCCTCGACGAAGAACGCATCAACGACATGGTCATCGGCTGCGTCACCCCGGTCGGCGACCAGGGCGCCGACATCGCCCGCACCGCCGCCCTGGCCGCGGGACTGCCGAACCGCACCGCCGGCGTGCAGATCAACCGCTTCTGCGCCTCCGGCCTGACCGCCATCAACCTGGCCTGCGCCAAGGTCCGCTCCGGCATGGACGAGCTCGTCCTCGCCGGCGGCGTCGAGTCCATGTCCCGCGTGCCCATGGCCTCCGACGGCGGCGCCTGGGCCATGGACCCGCAGGAGTCCTTCGCCACCGACTTCGTGCCGCAGGGCATCTCCGCCGACCTCATCGCCTCGCTCGACGGCTTCACCCGCGAGCAGCTCGACCAGCTGGCCGTCAACTCCCACGAGCGCGCCAAGAAGGCGTGGGACGAGGGCCGCTTCAAGGACTCCGTCGTGCCGGTCGTCGACCAGAACGGCCTGACCATCCTCGACCACGACGAGACCGTCCGCCCGGGCACCACCGTCGAGTCGCTCAGCGGCCTGCGTCCCTCGTTCGCGCAGATGGGCGAGCTCGGCGGCTTCGACGCCGTCGCGCTGAAGAAGTACACCCAGCTCGAGCAGATCAACCACCTGCACCACCCGGGCAACTCGTCCGGCATCGTCGACGGCGCCGCCCTGACCCTCGTGGGCACCGAGAAGGCCGGCTCCGACATGGGCCTGACCCCGCGCGCCCGCATCGTCGCCACCGCCGTCAACGGCGTCGAGCCGACGATCATGCTCACCGGCATCGAGCCGGCCGTCCGCGAAGTCCTGGCCAAGGCCGGCCTCGGCGTCGACGACATCGACGTGTGGGAGATCAACGAGGCCTTCGCGGCCGTCGTCCTCCACGCGCAGCAGAAGCTGGGCATCCCCGACGAGAAGCTCAACGTCAACGGCGGCGCCATCGCCATGGGTCACCCGCTCGGCGCCACCGGCGCCATGATCACCGGCGCGGCCATCGACGAGCTGCACCGCACCGGCGGCCGCTACGGCCTGATCTCGCTGTGCATCGGCGGCGGCATGGGCGTGGCCACCATCATCGAGCGGGTCTAG